From Polynucleobacter paludilacus:
CGACGTGACTCTAAGTCCATCGGACTGAGCTTCCACTGCTTGAGAGGATCATGAATGCGCATCATGAAGCGGTTGTATTGCTCTTCATCGGAGATTGAGAACCAGTACTTAATCAAAATGGTTCCGGAGTTGATAATCATGCGCTCCAGATCAGGCACTGTTCTTAAGAAATCTTCATACTCAGCATCGGTACAAAATCCCATGACATGCTCAACACCAGCGCGGTTATACCAGCTGCGATCGAAGAGCACGATTTCTCCGCCGGCAGGCAGTTGAGAGATGTAGCGCTGAAAATACCATTGGGTTTTCTCACGCTCATTAGGTGCTGGTAATGCAACGACTCGGCATACACGCGGATTGAGTCGCTGGGTAATGCGCTTAATTGCTCCGCCCTTGCCTGCTGAATCACGACCTTCAAAAAGAATTGCGACCTTCAACTTATTGGCGACTACATAGTCTTGCAATTTCACGAGCTCGCCCTGAAGACGAAAGAGTTCTTTGAAATAGGTTTGTCTTGGAATAGAAGATGTAGTACCCGAGTCAGCGGAGAGACGCTCGTCGTCCATCTCCATCTCCAGTTCCTCATCCATGCTGTCAAGAATCTCTTCTTGCGCACGTTGATACCACTCAGCCATTTCTTGATGTTTTGCACTCATTTTTTGCCCTTTGTCCTCTGTGTTTTTTATCTGAGGAACGTGTCAATATTGTTACATACCGCATTTGTATTATTTATATAGCAGCAGAGATGGCCTGATAGCTATGCTGGCAGAGGAGCTTTCGATCAAGCACTTGATCTGCTTCGGCTTTTAAGGGCGGCAAGAAATGCAGCGTCACACCCAGATCAGGGCTTTTGAGTATCAGGGCCATCGATTCCACTAAACCCATATCACCAATGAAGGCGGTTGCTAAACTCCGCTCACCCGTCTTCCGCGAATGGTAAGAAATCGCCAATGACCAAACTGGGGTATTGGCGATTGCAGCAGGCTCAAACAGATTGGGCTTAAAGGGTAAAACTGTTTCACCACTCGATGAGGTTCCTTCCGGGAAGATGCAAACCGATTCTGTTTGCAGGACTTCAGCCATTTGAGCTACGACCTGACGGGCATGCCTTGCGCTATCACGCCGAATAAACACAGTTCCCAATTGTTTAGCCATCCAACCAAAGATTGGCCATGTGGCTACTTCAGACTTCGCTACAAAGCGCACTGGCTTAAAAGAGTTAATCACGTGGATATCGATCCAAGAGATATGATTCGAGACCAATAAGTAAGGAGTGCTTGGCAAGAGCTCACCACCCTCCACCATCAGCTGCAGACCAAAGATCTTCAGCAGCCTTTTGCACCACTGTTGGATGTGATGGTCTTTTTGCTGTCGATTGAGAAAAGGAAATAACACTGAGAGTGTCAGCACCCCCCGAATAGTGTGAAGAATGATGAGCAACCACAACCCAAGGCGCAGGATGTATGGGGTTTGCTTAGTTTGTGTTTGGAGATTCATAACAAGCAACAATATAAAGCAAGTCACAAAAGTGACATGAAACTGTCATGATCGTTTCATGAAGGGGGGGCTTAATACAACCTCATGATGCATTACCGCGCTATCTGGATTTCAGACGTGCACCTCGGAACAACTGGGTGTCAAGCTAACTACCTCCTCGATTTCTTAAAACATAACGAAGCAG
This genomic window contains:
- a CDS encoding lysophospholipid acyltransferase family protein, whose protein sequence is MNLQTQTKQTPYILRLGLWLLIILHTIRGVLTLSVLFPFLNRQQKDHHIQQWCKRLLKIFGLQLMVEGGELLPSTPYLLVSNHISWIDIHVINSFKPVRFVAKSEVATWPIFGWMAKQLGTVFIRRDSARHARQVVAQMAEVLQTESVCIFPEGTSSSGETVLPFKPNLFEPAAIANTPVWSLAISYHSRKTGERSLATAFIGDMGLVESMALILKSPDLGVTLHFLPPLKAEADQVLDRKLLCQHSYQAISAAI
- the ppk2 gene encoding polyphosphate kinase 2, coding for MSAKHQEMAEWYQRAQEEILDSMDEELEMEMDDERLSADSGTTSSIPRQTYFKELFRLQGELVKLQDYVVANKLKVAILFEGRDSAGKGGAIKRITQRLNPRVCRVVALPAPNEREKTQWYFQRYISQLPAGGEIVLFDRSWYNRAGVEHVMGFCTDAEYEDFLRTVPDLERMIINSGTILIKYWFSISDEEQYNRFMMRIHDPLKQWKLSPMDLESRRLWEAYTKAKETMLERTHIPEAPWWVVAANDKKKARLNCINHLLSQIPYTEIPHPEIHLPERVHNPDYLRGPVPPQMYVPEIY